The Candidatus Binatia bacterium genomic sequence TTGGATGCTCGCGACGTACTCGTGGGTTTCTTCTACAGCCTCAACGGCGTGCGCGTGAGCCGCCGACCCCCGGACGCTTGCGAATGGCACACAATGTCATGCCGGTCGGCTCGACGCGCTGGTTAACCCCTGGCCTGCGGAAGCGCGGAGATGACCGACCGCAGCAGAGTGTTGACGGACTCTGATGACTGAAACACCGACGCGACATCAGGGTCGAGGACGACGGCAACGGTCTTGCCTTTCATGAGCGGCGCAAATCGATTTGGTCGCGCCTTGCGATAGTCGAAGCGGTACTCGCGCCGCATCTCTCTGTGTGTCGGAGGTGCTTTCCTACGGCTGGATGTTTTCTTCATAGTCTTTCCGCTCTTGCTTCGTTGCCTTACGAGCGCTGAAGATGCGAGTCGACCCCTGCTGAGCCGCGAAGCAGACCAGCAGGGGGAGTCGATGATTCGCAGAATGCCCGATGATGATCTCGCGGTGTTCCTCGCTCGAGTGGTCCTCGTCGTCGAAGATCCTGGCCAAGGGATCCGCGAACACGGTGAGCGCCTCCTCGAACGCCACCCCGTGCTTGGAGAGATTCGCAGCTGCTTTCTTGGGGTTCCATTCGAATTTCACACCGCGCCACCTGACGGAAGCTAGCACAATTCGCCGAAGGTCCCGATACCCGGCACCCGGCACCCGTGGTACACACATGGACCACTTTCGACGCGACCGGCTGGGACGTCCACTTTGCTCCTAGCGCGGCGCTTGCCGGTTACGCCGGGGCCTCTTTCTCGATCACAAACGCCAACTCGCTCACGCTGGATAAGGGTTCGGTGTTGAACATCCCAGCGACCTCCTCCAGTCGCATCACGATCGCTAGCGTAGGGCCGTGCACGCTCAACGGGAAGATTCAGGTAAACGAGCGCTTGGCGGATGCGGGGAAGGTGCTCGTGCAGTGCGCCGGCATCAGCCTGGGTGCCTCGGCTGCCATTGAGGCGAGTGGCGCAGGCGGCGGGCAGCAGGGGCCTGGCGGTGCTATCGATCTCGAAGGTGGCAGCGGAGACGTCATCGCTGCACGCGGCGCGAAGCTCACCGCAAAAGGGGGCGGTGAGGTGGACATTGACGTCTTAGGGGGCACCGGCAATTGCGTTCTTGGGGCGACGGTGAACACCGCTGGTCCGTCTGGAGCCGGACTCGTCGACATCAAATGCGGCGGAAACATTACCATCAGTGACAAGGCGTCCATCATCGTCGGGAATGTCCCGTTCGGTGGTGGCGGTCAGTTCTCCGTGTCGACGTCGTCCGGAACGGTACAGATCGGGGTTGCCACGATCCAGACCGATGGGATCGGCAGTCTTGTCGGCATCGAGGCCGGGGGACCCGTGACGCTTAAGAAAGGGGCGACGATCACGGCCAGCTCCAAGGGTGCTGATGGCGGCGAGGTGGACATTTCCAGCGCCGGCGATGTCTGCGACATCGGTGGGAAGATCACCGCCGACGCGGCCGCCGATCGGTCCGCAGGCATTGGCGGCGCGGGTGGGACGATATCCCTGCAGTGTTCTGGCGTGACTCTGGAGGCCTCAAGTACGCTCGAAGCGAAGGGGGCGTCGTTCAACGATACGCTCAACGGACCGGATGGAACGGGGGCCGGTGGTGAAATCGGCCTCGAAGGGAACAGCGGAGCGATTACCGCCGCGAAGTGGGCGAAGATCAACGTCAAGGGTAGCGGCAGCAATGGGGGCACTGTACGGCTGCGGACTAATGGCGACTGCACGCTGGGCGCGACGGTGCAAGCCGACGCGAGTCGACTCGGCGCGATCGGTGGCGATGGCGGGTCGGTCGACATCGCATGCGGTGGAAACTTGATCCTGACGAAAGACGCAAATGTCGTTGCTGCCAGCCAGAAGAGCGCGTCGGCTGGCACCGTCAACCTGACCAATTTCGGCCACTGCTCGATCATCACCGACACCACCTGCACATTCGACAGCGATTGCCCGACATCCGAGAGCTGCAACATTACGCCGGTGCAGCGCTGCTCGCTGAGCCAGGGCACTGCCTGTACGCAGAACAGTAATTGGCCGCAAGGTGAAATCTGCGTGCAGATGCAGCTCGATCAGGCAGTGATTCAAAACGACGGCGTCAATAATGATTACCCCACGGAGACGGTGGTTGTAGCGACCCGGGGGGCGGCAGAGATCAATGGGAAGATCACGTCCAACAGTAACATTGGGCCTGCTGGGGGCGTGATTCGGATTAGCCCGGTCGGGCTCACTATGGGACCCAAGGCCAACGTGCAGGCCAACGTGCCGGGGAATCACGGTGGGTGGGTTGTTATCAACACGGTACCCGGCGACTTCGACCTCGCTGGGCCGATCACCGCGACAGCGCCGACGGCACATGGCATCGGCGGGACGGGTGGTCACATTCAGGTGGATGCCTGTGCGCTCACCGTCGAGGCCAAAGGCCTCGTCAGCACCGATGGCACAACCGGCGGCGAAAACGACTTGGTTGGTCACAAGAACCTTACTGTCAAGGGCAAGGTGTCCGGGCTCACCGGTGGTGTAAACAGCCTCGTTTATGGTCAGGCGTACTC encodes the following:
- a CDS encoding BrnT family toxin, with protein sequence MKFEWNPKKAAANLSKHGVAFEEALTVFADPLARIFDDEDHSSEEHREIIIGHSANHRLPLLVCFAAQQGSTRIFSARKATKQERKDYEENIQP